A single window of Candidatus Methylomirabilis sp. DNA harbors:
- the frr gene encoding ribosome recycling factor, protein MLKQVTSQTERDMRKSVETVAREFGGVRTGRASTALLEPIRVEYYGTPTPLSQVATVATPETRLITVQPWDPSLVPAIEKAILKSGLGVTPTSDGKVIRIAIPPLTEERRKELVKVVRKLAEDGRVAVRNLRRDANDRLKALEKDKKLSADDLRKGLEQVQDLTNRIIKEIDDLLAKKEKEILEF, encoded by the coding sequence GTGCTCAAGCAGGTCACGAGCCAGACCGAGCGAGACATGCGGAAGTCGGTGGAGACCGTGGCCCGCGAGTTCGGGGGGGTGCGGACCGGGCGGGCCTCGACGGCGCTCCTGGAGCCCATCCGCGTAGAGTACTACGGGACCCCCACCCCGCTGAGTCAGGTGGCAACGGTCGCCACCCCCGAGACCCGGCTCATCACCGTCCAGCCCTGGGACCCGTCCCTCGTCCCCGCCATCGAGAAGGCGATCCTGAAGTCTGGCCTGGGGGTCACCCCCACCAGCGACGGGAAGGTGATCCGGATCGCCATCCCTCCCCTGACGGAGGAGCGGCGGAAGGAGCTGGTCAAGGTGGTCCGGAAGCTGGCCGAGGACGGGCGGGTGGCGGTCCGCAACCTGCGCCGCGACGCCAACGACCGCCTCAAGGCCCTCGAGAAGGACAAGAAACTCTCCGCGGATGACCTCAGGAAGGGCCTGGAGCAGGTCCAGGACCTGACCAACAGGATCATCAAGGAGATCGACGACCTCCTGGCCAAGAAGGAGAAGGAGATCCTCGAGTTTTGA
- a CDS encoding phosphatidate cytidylyltransferase — protein sequence MHLKRILSAAILLPPVLLIIWYGPPLLLAALAATVGGLTAWEFYGLLGTRFGPLPRPLGVLLAAAVAAAPALPLGAEGALLLLGFAVIAVATSLLLAPGSVERGLGQLAAALLPVLYAGGLLGFAAALRSLPGGREHLLYLLAVTWTADTAAFYGGLALGRTPLSPRVSPRKTVEGSLAGFLAGAIVSPLFQAAVGRPAAWWGGALVGLLLVGAGQLGDLAESLCKRSAGVKDTGSLLPGHGGFLDRLDSLLFAAPVLYLVVRLQWL from the coding sequence ATGCACCTGAAGCGGATCCTGAGCGCGGCCATCCTGCTCCCCCCCGTCCTGCTCATCATCTGGTACGGTCCCCCCCTGCTCCTGGCCGCGCTGGCGGCGACGGTGGGGGGGCTCACGGCATGGGAGTTCTACGGGCTCCTCGGCACCCGCTTCGGGCCGCTCCCGCGCCCGCTCGGGGTCCTGCTGGCGGCAGCGGTCGCGGCAGCGCCCGCCTTGCCCCTCGGAGCCGAGGGGGCGCTGCTGCTTCTGGGCTTCGCGGTGATCGCGGTCGCTACCAGCCTGCTCCTTGCGCCGGGGAGCGTGGAGCGCGGGCTCGGGCAGCTCGCGGCGGCCTTGTTGCCGGTCCTCTACGCAGGGGGGCTCCTGGGATTCGCCGCGGCCCTGCGGAGCCTTCCAGGAGGGCGGGAGCATCTCCTGTACCTCTTGGCCGTCACGTGGACAGCCGATACCGCTGCTTTTTACGGCGGGCTGGCGCTGGGGCGCACCCCCCTCTCCCCCCGGGTCAGCCCCCGGAAGACGGTGGAGGGAAGCCTGGCCGGATTCCTGGCCGGGGCAATCGTCTCGCCCTTGTTCCAGGCGGCGGTGGGGCGGCCGGCCGCCTGGTGGGGGGGGGCCCTGGTGGGCCTGCTCCTGGTCGGTGCGGGGCAGTTGGGGGATCTCGCGGAGTCCCTGTGCAAGCGGAGCGCCGGCGTCAAGGACACGGGAAGCCTGCTCCCGGGCCACGGGGGCTTCCTCGACCGTCTGGACAGCCTCCTGTTTGCGGCCCCGGTTCTCTACCTGGTGGTGCGGCTCCAGTGGCTGTAG
- the lnt gene encoding apolipoprotein N-acyltransferase: protein MAVDVGRGEGSWRRWALAVLSGVLLASAFPPLDWWPAAFVGLLPLLLAAVGQPPSRAAWLGFATGVSFALLSIPWVVVTMVRYGQMPWWGAAAVLLALAAYLACYPAGFTLLLARFPLPPAGFPVGAAALWTALEYLRTYALSGFPWNLLGYSQLPNLPLAQVAAATGVYGVSFLLALTSAALAVPFVPGIPGRQAWTIVGVAALLIGASHGAGAWVLRGSEEAAASLRVGIVQGNIEQALKWSPTALDMTLDTYAHLSAQAAKGGADLIVWPETAAPLLLRHDPVRLARVRALAESLGRPLLVGAPDRAPGEPIRLQNSAMLLGPDGRLVAKYDKMHLVPFGEYVPLESILFFVDKLATGIGDFVPGKTRTLFRIPGATFAASICFEVIFPAEVRAAVAGGAELLVNITNDAWFGRSAAPAQHLRMAAFRALETRRYLVRSANTGISAVVDPYGRVLAATPLFEEAVLVREVALRRDRTPYVRFGDWFAAAASLGAVGWVVSAWTAERRAAGRERRGWQS, encoded by the coding sequence GTGGCTGTAGACGTGGGAAGGGGGGAGGGGTCCTGGCGGCGGTGGGCGCTGGCCGTCTTGAGCGGGGTCCTTCTGGCCTCCGCCTTCCCTCCCCTGGACTGGTGGCCGGCCGCCTTCGTCGGGCTCCTCCCCCTCCTGCTGGCGGCAGTCGGGCAGCCCCCTTCCCGGGCGGCGTGGTTGGGCTTCGCCACCGGGGTGTCCTTTGCCCTGCTCAGCATTCCCTGGGTGGTGGTGACGATGGTCCGGTACGGGCAGATGCCGTGGTGGGGAGCGGCGGCCGTTCTGCTCGCCCTGGCCGCCTACCTGGCCTGCTATCCGGCGGGCTTCACGCTTCTCCTCGCCCGATTTCCGCTCCCGCCGGCTGGCTTTCCGGTCGGGGCCGCCGCGCTCTGGACGGCCCTGGAGTACCTGCGGACCTACGCCTTGAGCGGCTTCCCGTGGAACCTCCTGGGGTACTCCCAGCTGCCCAACCTGCCCCTCGCCCAGGTGGCTGCGGCGACCGGCGTGTACGGGGTCTCCTTCCTCCTGGCCCTCACCAGTGCGGCCCTGGCGGTGCCATTCGTGCCAGGGATCCCCGGGCGGCAGGCCTGGACGATCGTCGGGGTCGCGGCGCTCCTGATCGGGGCCAGTCACGGAGCGGGGGCGTGGGTGCTCCGAGGGAGCGAGGAGGCAGCCGCGTCCCTCCGCGTCGGGATTGTCCAGGGGAACATCGAGCAGGCGCTCAAATGGTCGCCGACCGCCCTGGACATGACCCTCGACACCTACGCCCACCTGAGCGCCCAGGCGGCCAAGGGCGGGGCGGACCTCATCGTGTGGCCGGAGACGGCAGCCCCCCTCCTCCTGCGCCACGACCCGGTTCGGCTCGCCCGGGTCCGCGCCCTGGCCGAATCCCTGGGGCGCCCCCTTCTCGTGGGGGCACCCGATCGCGCGCCGGGGGAGCCGATCCGCCTCCAGAACAGCGCGATGCTCCTCGGGCCCGACGGCCGGCTCGTGGCCAAGTATGATAAGATGCACCTCGTGCCGTTCGGCGAGTACGTCCCGCTCGAGTCGATCCTGTTCTTCGTGGACAAGCTCGCGACCGGCATCGGGGATTTCGTGCCCGGCAAGACCCGGACCCTCTTCCGGATCCCCGGGGCAACGTTCGCGGCCAGCATCTGTTTCGAGGTGATCTTCCCGGCCGAGGTGCGGGCAGCGGTCGCCGGGGGGGCGGAGCTCCTGGTGAACATCACCAATGATGCCTGGTTCGGGCGGAGCGCGGCCCCCGCGCAGCACCTGCGCATGGCCGCCTTCCGGGCCCTCGAGACGCGCCGGTACCTGGTCCGCTCCGCCAACACCGGGATCTCGGCGGTCGTGGACCCATACGGCCGGGTCCTGGCGGCGACGCCCCTCTTCGAGGAGGCGGTCCTGGTCCGGGAGGTGGCCCTCCGGCGGGACCGGACCCCGTACGTCCGCTTCGGGGACTGGTTCGCGGCCGCGGCCAGCCTCGGCGCGGTCGGCTGGGTCGTGAGCGCGTGGACCGCGGAGCGGCGGGCGGCCGGGCGGGAGCGGAGGGGATGGCAGAGCTAG
- the prfB gene encoding peptide chain release factor 2 (programmed frameshift), which yields MAELEIRRRTDALRAKLSGLRGYLDLAGKQARARSIQEQSQAPDFWKEPETAQRLLKELRELNDQIVLFEDLERRLEEQVGLYELARAEGDESLLPEIAAAVESLEGQVARLELTTVLSGKHDRGNAILSINPGAGGTESQDWAEMLLRMYLRWAEGRNFKTEILELQPGEEAGIKGVTVTVAGPNAYGYLRAETGVHRLVRISPFDASRRRHTSFASVYVYPELEEDIQVVIDEGDLRIETFRSSGAGGQHVNVTDSAVRITHLPTGIVVSCQNERSQHKNKAMAMKVLRARLYERARQEQEQELERLGGEKKEIAWGSQIRSYVLAPYQLVKDHRTGVETGNVEAVLDGRIDPFIEAYLFQAQRKPEATSKK from the exons ATGGCAGAGCTAGAGATCCGGCGGAGAACGGACGCCCTGCGGGCCAAGCTCAGTGGCCTGCGGGGCTACCTT GACCTGGCGGGCAAGCAGGCCCGTGCCCGGAGCATCCAGGAGCAGAGCCAGGCCCCCGACTTCTGGAAGGAGCCCGAGACGGCCCAGCGTCTGCTGAAGGAACTCCGGGAGCTGAACGACCAGATCGTCCTCTTCGAGGACCTGGAGCGGCGGCTGGAGGAGCAGGTCGGCCTGTACGAGCTGGCCCGGGCGGAAGGGGACGAGAGCCTCCTCCCGGAGATCGCCGCGGCGGTCGAGTCCCTGGAAGGGCAGGTGGCACGGCTCGAGCTGACGACCGTCCTGTCGGGGAAGCACGACCGCGGCAACGCGATCCTCTCCATCAACCCGGGGGCCGGGGGGACGGAGTCGCAGGACTGGGCCGAGATGCTCCTCCGCATGTACCTCCGCTGGGCGGAGGGGCGAAACTTCAAGACCGAGATCCTGGAGCTGCAGCCGGGGGAGGAGGCGGGGATCAAGGGCGTGACCGTGACGGTCGCCGGGCCCAACGCCTACGGGTATCTCAGGGCGGAGACCGGGGTCCACCGCCTCGTCCGGATCTCCCCCTTCGACGCGTCCCGCCGCCGGCACACCTCCTTTGCTTCGGTCTACGTCTACCCGGAGCTGGAGGAGGACATCCAGGTGGTGATTGACGAGGGGGACCTGCGGATCGAGACCTTCCGGTCGAGCGGGGCCGGCGGCCAGCACGTCAATGTCACCGACTCGGCGGTCCGCATCACCCACCTGCCGACCGGGATCGTGGTTTCGTGCCAGAACGAGCGCTCGCAGCACAAGAACAAGGCGATGGCGATGAAGGTGCTGCGGGCTCGTCTGTACGAGCGGGCCCGGCAGGAGCAGGAACAGGAGCTGGAGCGGCTCGGCGGGGAGAAGAAGGAGATTGCCTGGGGGAGCCAGATCCGCTCTTACGTCCTGGCCCCGTACCAGTTGGTGAAAGATCACCGGACCGGGGTGGAGACCGGGAACGTGGAGGCGGTTCTCGATGGGCGGATCGATCCCTTCATCGAGGCGTACCTGTTCCAGGCGCAGCGGAAGCCGGAGGCGACGTCCAAGAAGTGA